A section of the Parasteatoda tepidariorum isolate YZ-2023 chromosome 6, CAS_Ptep_4.0, whole genome shotgun sequence genome encodes:
- the LOC107437046 gene encoding glutamate-rich protein 2 isoform X1: MENKNEDRFHECGMEGVSIKSGDFSDEDSCSTPVEILSEFLSALMARNYKCALYYCKLIMYYEPENEVVQDFYPLIQEKIHLNFECESDSSSDENMQTLSESSTEYFTSTSVASASVCSSLSSDEEEDVCFEVSE, translated from the exons atggaaaacaaaaatgaaga CAGGTTCCATGAGTGTGGAATGGAAGGAGTTTCGATTAAAAGTGGAGATTTCTCAGATGAAGATTCGTGCAGTACTCCTGTTGAAATCCTTTCTGAA TTTCTTTCTGCTTTGATGGCTCGGAACTACAAGTGTGCCTTGTATTATTGTAAGCTGA TCATGTACTATGAGCCTGAAAATGAAGTGGTCCAAGATTTTTATCCtcttattcaagaaaaaattcatttaa ATTTTGAGTGCGAATCAGATTCAAGCTCTGATGAAAACATGCAAACCCTATCAGAATCTTCTACAGAATATTTTACGAGCACATCTGTTGCTTCAGCCTCAGTCTGTTCATCTTTAAGCAG TGATGAAGAAGAGGACGTTTGCTTTGAAGTCTCCGAATAA
- the LOC107437046 gene encoding glutamate-rich protein 2 isoform X2, with product MENKNEEFHECGMEGVSIKSGDFSDEDSCSTPVEILSEFLSALMARNYKCALYYCKLIMYYEPENEVVQDFYPLIQEKIHLNFECESDSSSDENMQTLSESSTEYFTSTSVASASVCSSLSSDEEEDVCFEVSE from the exons atggaaaacaaaaatgaaga GTTCCATGAGTGTGGAATGGAAGGAGTTTCGATTAAAAGTGGAGATTTCTCAGATGAAGATTCGTGCAGTACTCCTGTTGAAATCCTTTCTGAA TTTCTTTCTGCTTTGATGGCTCGGAACTACAAGTGTGCCTTGTATTATTGTAAGCTGA TCATGTACTATGAGCCTGAAAATGAAGTGGTCCAAGATTTTTATCCtcttattcaagaaaaaattcatttaa ATTTTGAGTGCGAATCAGATTCAAGCTCTGATGAAAACATGCAAACCCTATCAGAATCTTCTACAGAATATTTTACGAGCACATCTGTTGCTTCAGCCTCAGTCTGTTCATCTTTAAGCAG TGATGAAGAAGAGGACGTTTGCTTTGAAGTCTCCGAATAA
- the LOC107437046 gene encoding glutamate-rich protein 2 isoform X3: MEGVSIKSGDFSDEDSCSTPVEILSEFLSALMARNYKCALYYCKLIMYYEPENEVVQDFYPLIQEKIHLNFECESDSSSDENMQTLSESSTEYFTSTSVASASVCSSLSSDEEEDVCFEVSE; encoded by the exons ATGGAAGGAGTTTCGATTAAAAGTGGAGATTTCTCAGATGAAGATTCGTGCAGTACTCCTGTTGAAATCCTTTCTGAA TTTCTTTCTGCTTTGATGGCTCGGAACTACAAGTGTGCCTTGTATTATTGTAAGCTGA TCATGTACTATGAGCCTGAAAATGAAGTGGTCCAAGATTTTTATCCtcttattcaagaaaaaattcatttaa ATTTTGAGTGCGAATCAGATTCAAGCTCTGATGAAAACATGCAAACCCTATCAGAATCTTCTACAGAATATTTTACGAGCACATCTGTTGCTTCAGCCTCAGTCTGTTCATCTTTAAGCAG TGATGAAGAAGAGGACGTTTGCTTTGAAGTCTCCGAATAA